One part of the Paramormyrops kingsleyae isolate MSU_618 chromosome 2, PKINGS_0.4, whole genome shotgun sequence genome encodes these proteins:
- the LOC111856563 gene encoding adenomatous polyposis coli protein-like isoform X3 codes for MLTGRTACPNTGSSFAYKCLSLTEVLKQLRGSIEESLGSPGQADLLERLKEMNLDGVKLRSRASLRSYGSREGSGESSPVAAGSAPRRGPPKGEGGNGGYLEEIEKERTLLITELENEEKEKDWYYTQLQNLTKRIDTLPLTETFSLQTDMSRRQLEYEARQIRAAMEKQLGSCQDMERRAQARLARIQQIERDLARIRQSESADLEKSRREPAVRDCDRPGERSQPPGSDLGTAAAGCGQASAAKMDHEASTDVSFACSYSVPRRLTSHLGTKVEMVYSLLSMLGTHDKDDMSRTLLAMSSSQDSCIAMRQSGCLPLLIQLLHGNDKDSVLLGNSRGSKEARARASAALHNIIHSQPDDKRGRREIRVLHLLEQIRAYCETCWAWQEAHDQGMDRDKIPMPSPVEHQICPAVCVLMKLSFDEEHRHAMNELGGLSAIGELLQVDCEIYGLCTDHYNITLRRYAGMALTNLTFGDVANKATLCSMKGCMAAMVAQLKSDSEDLQQVIASVLRNLSWRADVNSKQTLREVGSVKALMECALVVKKESTLKSVLSALWNLSAHCTENKAEICEVDTSLAFLVSTLTFRSQTNTLAIIESGGGILRNVSSLIATNEDHRQILRENNCLQTLLQHLKSHSLTIVSNACGTLWNLSARNAKDQEALWDLGAVSMLKNLIHSKHKMIAMGSAAALRNLMANRPARYKDANIMSPGSNLPSLHFRKQKALIEELDAQQLSETFDNIDNLSPKALHRRKPRCHNSDGVCRSEAFGPGNVTTIFTNASALSSSASREVVESSKAERDRSLDKERRGGPDPFHPADKPSQRLQMSLTAAQIAKVMEEVQGIQKNQDTRSAVTTPDMHVSTVQVHSNVYGYSKPEVYSKTAPSTMIEYRASSDSLHSVGSSDGYGKRGQMKPSVDSYSEESKCSVYRKYPADLAHKIHTVNHMDENDGELDTPINYSLKYSDEQLNSGQQSPSQNSKWLRSKRYDGDAKRPDQKPAQPQMPGYPLYADSSSDNEEKHIKYQRFVQSECSAGFRPRSSNSSEQSRGTSSQGINNTINQTVCVIDDYEDDKPTNYSERYSEEEQPDEDQPMNYSIKYSEELHHEDQPIDYSLKYSENTPSTQKLMFGQSKSALQSTVKDHMTQGKKASTLTSLKNLCRQKQQNSSAQLQSVPNKVNQRSSTSKVSSITTETLQTYCVEDTPICFSRGSSLSSLSSAEDEIEDRETSSRAASLYPTLPITDKEASGILHPDQSTSENKSSSQFVRVKSRRNQGSNLDDASGQKANDIASRTKFPSKSGVQTPKSPPEHYVQETPLMFSRCTSVSSLESFESHSIASSVQSEPCSGIISGIISPSDLPDSPGQTMPPSRSKTPPPQAKHRARVPPHAEKRDLDQRHAVVISEIHKAQVLPDNDTLLHFATENTPEGFSCASSLSALSFDEPFIQKDAELRIMPPVHEDDANNGNTPEPSSIVTEAQINEDKSEMCSEPEKNTPVDSDEEDDTGILKACIYLAMPTKPSRKPKKPTPTTSRIPARATCKPSQLPVYKQRGPQNRGQQRPFGFSNGEDTPRVFCVEGTPIHFSNATSLSDLTVESLPNELSSNETSVSGAQKNVSDVRSTEGNVACQNTPTCNSIVDDKNDEGDDILAECISSAMPKGKSYKPLKVKKITDHVRTPHTLSGSQTKPEGEKPTSPVKPMPQSCEYRELAKCQGPSSSFPQEVSYPDKIKGSKQIDPKMALREPSNKPSSDAKMRQALAFDSPHHYTPIEGTPYCFSRNDSLSSLDFEDDDHDSSKEKSELRKGKENTKSKTVHERSSNQPDTGRKQMFLKTPSKTVVKPESFLEVSKDHSCPVSDEKQNFAIEDTPVCFSRNSSLSSLSDIDQENNNKTPHPKESLEPQGEVTRPPASGYTPKAFHVEDTPVCFSRNSSLSSLSIDSEDDLLQECISSAMPKKKRLHRAAGENHETNDGKCMTGILLEDTDLPLDLGDIDSPISEQALSPDSDSFDWKAIQEGANSVVSSLNQAAASLSRQGSSDTDSVLSLKSGISVISPFHLTPDQEEKPPSSNRGPRILKPGERSTVESRKREEEQVKSLKGGKKVYRSLITGKPRTNTDSVSSQQKTFIPAVSRGRATFQSPGVRNQSPSMSPGPQKTHPKGVAGSYSQGQSNAKLPRNVKEPLKLDPIPPSEQQSSQGGSSKTSSQCSSRDSTPSRPSQQPLQSVRPIKSTHASISPGRNGNKLSQIPRALSPGSSKSPGTGRMMYTSPGRQNQIIPAKQSCIPRSSGIPKSESVTKGLNHADAAGSSKSELSKMSSSKSSGSESDKFEKPALVRQSTFIKEAPSPTLKRKLEESASLESLSPSSRTTSPNQSQSDTVSSPSLQDISVASSRQGSCWRKSPRSQHSENGDGRCVKQNGPRSQSESPSRLPVNRSGTWKHENSKHSTSLPRVNTWKRTGSSSSILSASSESSEKAKSEDERLVLSPVRGKKSSKEVTTPLKGTWRKVREHESSTLVKSKFQGSSDNDSKPSTPPMAPAVSKTEDVWVRIEDCPINNPRSGKSPISSTPPVTDRMTRDMPEASPENCEVQPEPTKSKENASAFGFESNLNLLARAKKEKKGGGAVKCVGQPNAVAETREIPAVDRTPFGSSSSTKQGSPSGAVSARVTPFNYKPSSRKGGADGLVVRPSQIPTPVSTYSKKSGSKENLVEPDGSESPKPVSGSYLVTSV; via the exons GAAGTGTTGAAGCAGCTGCGAGGCAGCATTGAGGAGTCCCTGGGCTCGCCCGGACAAGCCGACCTGCTGGAGCGACTGAAAG AAATGAATCTCGATGGAGTGAAGCTGAGGTCCAGGGCGTCGCTGCGCTCCTACGGAAGCCGCGAGGGCTCCGGCGAGAGCAGCCCGGTGGCCGCGGGCTCTGCGCCCAGGAGAGGGCCCCCTAAAGGGGAAGGCGGGAATGGCGGCTACCTGGAGGAAATCGAGAAGGAGAG GACTTTGCTGATAACGGAACTGGAGAATGAAGAGAAGGAGAAGGACTGGTACTACACTCAGCTCCAGAATCTCACTAAGCGCATCGACACGCTTCCCCTGACCGAGACA TTCTCCTTGCAGACGGACATGTCGAGGAGGCAGCTGGAGTATGAGGCTCGGCAGATCCGAGCtgccatggagaagcagctgGGCTCCTGCCAGGACATGGAGAGAAGGGCGCAG GCACGGCTGGCTCGCATTCAGCAGATTGAGAGAGACCTGGCGAGGATCCGGCAGTCTGAGTCCGCAGACTTGGAG AAGAGCAGACGTGAGCCGGCTGTGCGTGACTGTGACAGACCCGGCGAGAGGAGCCAGCCGCCCGGCAGCGACCTCGGGACCGCAGCTGCGGGGTGCGGACAG GCTTCAGCTGCTAAAATGGACCACGAGGCCTCCACTGATGTGAGCTTCGCTTGCAGCTACTCTGTCCCACGCAGACTGACAAGTCACCTGGGAACCAAG GTGGAAATGGTGTACTCTCTCCTGTCCATGCTGGGCACCCACGACAAAGACGACATGTCGCGCACCTTGCTGGCCATGTCCAGCTCTCAGGACAGCTGCATCGCCATGCGCCAGTCGGGCTGCCTGCCGCTGCTCATCCAGCTGCTCCACGGCAACGACAAGGACTCTGTGCTGCTGGGAAACTCGCGTGGCAGCAAGGAGGCGCGCGCCCGGGCCAGCGCCGCCCTGCACAACATCATCCACTCGCAGCCCGACGACAAGCGCGGCCGCCGGGAGATCCGCGTGCTGCATCTCCTGGAGCAGATCCGGGCCTACTGCGAGACCTGCTGGGCATGGCAGGAAGCCCACGACCAGGGAATGGACCGCGACAAAATCCCCA TGCCCTCTCCGGTGGAGCACCAGATCTGTCCTGCCGTGTGTGTTCTCATGAAGCTGTCTTTCGACGAGGAGCACCGACACGCCATGAATGAGCTAG GGGGACTCTCTGCTATTGGAGAGCTTCTGCAAGTGGACTGTGAAATATATGGCCTTTGCACCGACCACTATAACATCACTCTGAGGCGGTACGCTGGCATGGCCCTGACGAACCTGACCTTCGGAGACGTCGCCAACAAG GCCACTCTGTGTTCCATGAAAGGCTGCATGGCAGCTATGGTGGCCCAGCTGAAGTCTGACAGTGAGGATTTGCAGCAG GTGATCGCCAGCGTGCTTCGTAACTTGTCGTGGCGTGCCGACGTGAACAGTAAGCAGACGCTCAGAGAAGTGGGCAGTGTGAAAGCCCTCATGGAATGTGCCCTTGTTGTCAAAAAG GAATCAACGCTAAAGAGTGTCCTGAGCGCCTTATGGAACCTGTCTGCTCACTGCACTGAGAATAAAGCTGAAATATGTGAGGTGGACACGTCGCTGGCGTTTTTGGTTAGCACGCTGACCTTCAGAAGTCAAACGAATACTCTGGCCATTATCGAAAGTGGGGGCGGAATTCTGAGAAACGTGTCTAGTCTCATAGCTACAAATGAAGACCACAG GCAGATACTGAGGGAGAATAATTGTCTCCAGACCCTCCTTCAACATCTCAAGTCCCACAGCTTAACGATAGTCAGCAATGCTTGTGGAACCCTCTGGAACCTATCTGCAAGAAATGCCAAGGACCAAGAAGCCTTGTGGGACTTGGGGGCAGTGAGCATGTTGAAGAACCTTATCCATTCCAAGCACAAAATGATTGCCATGGGCAGTGCTGCAGCTTTAAGGAACCTGATGGCCAATAGGCCTGCTAGGTACAAGGATGCTAACATCATGTCCCCGGGATCCAATTTACCCTCTCTGCACTTCAGGAAGCAGAAAGCTTTAATTGAGGAACTTGATGCACAACAGCTCTCTGAAACCTTTGATAATATTGACAATTTGAGCCCAAAAGCTTTGCACCGACGAAAACCCAGGTGCCACAACAGTGATGGGGTTTGCCGCTCTGAGGCCTTTGGTCCCGGCAATGTGACTACCATCTTTACTAACGCTTcagccctgtccagctctgctTCCAGAGAAGTTGTAGAAAGCTCTAAGGCTGAGAGAGATCGAAGCCTCGATAAGGAGAGGAGAGGTGGACCAGACCCCTTTCATCCTGCAGATAAACCTTCCCAGAGGCTGCAAATGTCTTTGACAGCTGCACAGATTGCCAAGGTTATGGAGGAAGTGCAAGGCATACAGAAAAACCAAGATACTAGAAGTGCTGTGACTACACCAGACATGCATGTGTCCACTGTACAAGTACATTCAAATGTGTATGGTTATAGTAAGCCAGAGGTGTACAGCAAAACTGCCCCATCAACCATGATTGAATACCGAGCCTCAAGCGACAGTCTGCACAGTGTTGGCAGCAGTGACGGTTATGGTAAAAGAGGTCAAATGAAGCCTTCAGTCGACTCTTACTCTGAAGAAAGCAAGTGTTCTGTCTATCGGAAGTATCCCGCCGATCTTGCCCACAAGATACACACTGTCAATCATATGGATGAGAATGATGGAGAGCTGGACACACCAATAAATTACAGCTTGAAGTACTCTGATGAGCAGTTGAATTCTGGCCAGCAAAGCCCCAGCCAAAATAGCAAGTGGCTAAGATCTAAACGTTATGATGGTGATGCTAAAAGGCCTGATCAGAAACCTGCACAACCTCAAATGCCGGGCTATCCTCTGTACGCAGATAGTAGTAGCGACAATgaagaaaaacacattaaatatCAAAGATTTGTGCAGTCAGAATGCTCTGCAGGTTTCAGGCCGAGAAGCTCTAACAGTTCAGAGCAAAGTCGGGGCACTTCCAGTCAAGGGATTAACAACACTATCAATCAGACGGTGTGTGTCATAGATGATTATGAAGATGACAAGCCAACTAATTACAGTGAGCGATATTCTGAAGAAGAGCAACCTGATGAAGATCAGCCAATGAATTATAGTATTAAATATAGTGAAGAGCTCCACCATGAAGATCAACCAATAGATTATAGCTTAAAATATTCTGAAAATACCCCCTCCACCCAAAAGCTAATGTTTGGGCAGTCTAAATCAGCTCTTCAGAGCACCGTAAAGGATCATATGACCCAAGGCAAAAAGGCATCCACTTTAACGTCACTGAAAAATTTGTGTCGGCAAAAGCAACAGAACTCATCTGCTCAGCTGCAATCTGTGCCAAATAAGGTAAATCAAAGAAGCTCTACAAGTAAGGTGTCCTCTATTACTACAGAGACATTACAGACTTATTGTGTTGAGGACACACCAATTTGTTTTTCACGAGGCAGTTCTTTGTCATCTCTGTCTTCTGCTGAGGATGAAATTGAAGACAGGGAGACCAGCTCAAGAGCTGCAAGCCTTTATCCCACTTTGCCTATTACTGACAAGGAGGCAAGTGGCATTTTGCATCCAGACCAGTCTACCTCTGAGAATAAGTCAAGTTCACAGTTTGTTCGTGTGAAATCTCGAAGGAATCAAGGTTCCAATCTGGATGATGCATCAGGGCAAAAGGCTAATGATATTGCCTCTAGAACTAAATTCCCATCCAAAAGTGGTGTTCAAACCCCAAAAAGCCCTCCAGAGCATTATGTGCAGGAGACCCCACTCATGTTCAGCAGGTGCACCTCTGTCAGCTCCCTTGAGAGCTTTGAAAGCCACTCTATTGCAAGCTCTGTGCAGAGTGAACCATGCAGTGGCATCATTAGTGGTATCATTAGTCCAAGTGATCTACCAGACAGTCCAGGACAAACAATGCCCCCAAGCCGCAGTAAAACTCCACCTCCCCAGGCAAAACATAGGGCAAGAGTACCTCCCCATGCAGAGAAAAGGGATTTAGACCAGAGGCATGCAGTTGTAATATCAGAGATCCACAAGGCCCAAGTCCTTCCAGACAATGACACGCTGTTGCATTTTGCTACGGAAAATACTCCTGAAGGCTTTTCATGTGCTTCAAGTTTGAGTGCATTGAGCTTTGATGAACCCTTCATCCAGAAAGATGCTGAGCTGAGAATAATGCCGCCAGTTCATGAAGATGATGCCAATAATGGAAATACTCCTGAGCCAAGTAGCATCGTCACTGAAGCACAAATAAATGAAGATAAATCTGAGATGTGCAGTGAACCAGAAAAGAACACACCGGTTGATTCTGATGAAGAAGATGATACGGGTATATTGAAAGCTTGCATATATTTAGCCATGCCCACAAAGCCTTCAagaaaacccaaaaagccaacCCCTACTACTTCAAGAATACCTGCACGTGCAACTTGTAAACCTAGTCAGCTTCCTGTATATAAACAGCGTGGCCCACAAAATCGAGGCCAGCAAAGGCCATTTGGCTTCAGTAATGGGGAGGATACACCTAGAGTATTTTGTGTTGAGGGAACCCCTATTCATTTTTCAAATGCAACATCTCTGAGTGATCTAACAGTAGAGTCTCTGCCTAACGAGTTATCTAGTAATGAGACTTCTGTGAGTGGAGCTCAGAAAAATGTTTCAGACGTGAGGAGCACTGAAGGAAATGTTGCATGCCAAAATACTCCAACATGCAACTCTATAGTAGATGATAAAAATGATGAAGGGGATGACATTCTTGCTGAGTGCATAAGTTCTGCAATGCCAAAAGGTAAAAGTTATAAGCCTCTCAAAGTAAAGAAAATTACTGATCATGTGCGGACACCACATACCCTTTCTGGAAGTCAAACAAAACCGGAAGGAGAAAAGCCCACTTCCCCTGTAAAGCCCATGCCTCAAAGTTGTGAGTACAGGGAACTGGCTAAATGTCAGGGTCCATCAAGTAGTTTTCCTCAAGAGGTGTCATATCCTGATAAAATCAAGGGTTCTAAACAAATAGATCCAAAAATGGCTTTGAGGGAGCCTTCTAATAAACCAAGCAGTGATGCGAAAATGCGACAGGCCCTTGCTTTTGATTCTCCTCATCATTACACCCCCATAGAAGGAACCCCCTATTGCTTCTCACGTAATGATTCCTTAAGCTCTTTAGACTTTGAAGATGATGATCATGATTCATCAAAAGAAAAATCTGAACTGCGAAAAGGGAAAGAGAATACAAAATCAAAAACCGTTCATGAGCGGTCTTCCAACCAACCAGATACTGGCAGAAAACAGATGTTCCTAAAGACCCCTTCAAAGACTGTAGTAAAGCCAGAATCTTTTCTGGAGGTATCAAAAGATCATTCTTGCCCTGTATCAGATGAGAAGCAGAATTTTGCAATTGAAGACACTCCTGTGTGTTTCTCTagaaactcatctcttagttcACTGAGTGACATTGACCAGGAGAACAACAATAAAACCCCACATCCGAAAGAAAGTCTTGAGCCCCAGGGTGAAGTAACCAGACCACCAGCATCTGGTTATACCCCAAAGGCTTTTCATGTTGAAGATACCCCAGTGTGCTTCTCAAGAAATAGTTCACTTAGTTCTCTTAGCATTGATTCAGAGGATGACCTTTTGCAAGAATGTATCAGTTCTGCTATGCCAAAAAAGAAGAGGCTACACAGGGCAGCAGGTGAGAACCATGAGACAAATGATGGTAAATGTATGACTGGTATTTTACTAGAAGACACTGATCTACCATTGGATCTTGGAGACATAGATAGTCCAATTTCAGAGCAAGCTCTTTCGCCAGATTCAGACTCCTTTGATTGGAAGGCCATTCAAGAAGGAGCCAACTCTGTAGTTAGTAGCCTCAATCAGGCTGCTGCCAGCCTCTCCAGACAAGGATCATCTGATACAGATTCAGTGTTGTCTTTGAAGTCTGGTATCTCTGTAATATctccctttcatttaacaccGGATCAAGAAGAGAAGCCACCTTCTTCCAACAGAGGGCCTAGAATATTGAAACCTGGGGAACGCAGTACTGTAGAATCAAGAAAAAGGGAGGAAGAACAGGTCAAAAGCCTTAAAGGGGGAAAGAAAGTATACAGAAGTCTCATAACTGGAAAGCCACGAACAAACACTGACAGTGTATCCTCTCAACAGAAAACATTTATTCCTGCTGTCTCACGTGGCAGGGCAACATTTCAAAGTCCTGGTGTGAGAAACCAATCTCCCAGCATGAGTCCAGGCCCACAGAAAACACATCCCAAAGGTGTTGCTGGGTCATACTCACAGGGGCAGAGTAATGCTAAGTTGCCACGGAATGTCAAAGAACCACTTAAATTAGATCCTATTCCACCTAGCGAGCAACAGAGTTCTCAAGGAGGATCAAGTAAGACTTCTTCTCAGTGCAGCTCCAGAGATTCCACACCATCAAGACCATCTCAGCAACCCTTGCAATCAGTAAGGCCTATAAAATCAACTCATGCTTCTATTTCACCTGGCAGGAATGGCAACAAATTATCTCAAATACCACGCGCATTGTCTCCAGGTTCATCCAAGTCACCAGGTACTGGCAGAATGATGTATACTTCTCCTGGTAGACAGAACCAAATTATTCCAGCTAAGCAAAGTTGTATTCCAAGAAGTAGTGGGATTCCTAAGAGTGAGTCTGTTACAAAAGGTCTAAATCATGCTGACGCTGCAGGGTCATCGAAGTCTGAGCTGTCAAAGATGTCTTCCTCAAAGTCCAGTGGAAGCGAGTCTGATAAATTTGAAAAGCCTGCTCTAGTGCGCCAGTCCACATTCATCAAAGAAGCTCCGAGTCCAACACTTAAGCGAAAGCTGGAAGAGTCTGCATCCCTTGAGTCTTTGTCTCCCTCTTCTAGGACAACATCCCCAAATCAATCACAGTCTGACACTGTTTCCAGTCCATCTTTACAGGATATCTCTGTAGCTTCCTCTAGGCAAGGAAGTTGCTGGAGGAAATCTCCACGCAGTCAGCATTCCGAGAATGGCGATGGGCGATGTGTTAAACAAAACGGTCCCCGCTCCCAGTCCGAAAGCCCTTCCAGACTCCCAGTTAACAGATCTGGTACATGGAAACATGAGAACAGCAAACATTCTACATCACTACCCAGAGTGAACACTTGGAAAAGAACAGGGAGCTCCTCTTCCATTCTCTCTGCCTCGTCAGAATCGAGTGAAAAGGCAAAGAGCGAAGATGAGAGATTGGTGTTAAGTCCAGTGCGTGGAAAAAAGTCAAGTAAAGAAGTTACCACTCCTTTAAAAGGAACATGGAGGAAAGTGAGAGAACATGAATCTTCTACTTTGGTTAAGAGTAAATTCCAGGGTTCTTCAGATAATGATTCAAAGCCGTCTACACCTCCAATGGCACCAGCTGTCTCAAAGACAGAGGATGTATGGGTGAGAATTGAAGACTGTCCAATCAACAATCCACGGTCTGGGAAATCTCCAATAAGCAGTACACCTCCAGTGACTGACAGGATGACTCGCGACATGCCTGAAGCCAGTCCAGAAAATTGTGAAGTGCAGCCTGAGCCAACTAAGTCGAAAGAAAATGCTTCTGCATTTGGTTTTGAGAGTAATCTAAATTTACTTGCAAGAGctaagaaagaaaagaaaggtGGTGGAGCGGTTAAGTGTGTAGGTCAGCCTAATGCTGTAGCTGAAACTCGAGAAATCCCGGCTGTCGATCGGACTCCTTTTGGGTCATCGAGCTCCACCAAGCAAGGTTCACCCAGTGGTGCCGTGTCTGCAAGGGTTACGCCTTTTAATTACAAGCCAAGCTCAAGGAAAGGTGGTGCAGATGGCCTTGTGGTTCGCCCATCACAAATCCCAACACCAGTGTCAACTTACTCAAAGAAAAGTGGTTCCAAGGAGAACCTTGTGGAGCCTGATGGATCTGAGAGTCCCAAACCTGTTTCTGGGTCATACCTTGTTACTTCTGTTTAA